A single Pseudomonas lutea DNA region contains:
- a CDS encoding OmpA family protein yields the protein MFTFRRLIIAATAFTVLSGCATQNPYDNQGQAQNSGGVSKTAKYGGLGALAGAVAGAAIDHNHRGKGALIGAAVVGAASAGYGYYADKQEAALRASMANTGVEVQREGDNIKLVMPGNITFATDSSAIASSFYSPLNNLAGSLKQYNQNMIEIVGYTDSTGSRQHNMDLSQQRAQSVATYLTSQGVDAAHLSVRGAGPDSPIASNADVNGRAQNRRVEVNLKPIPGQQYQQQQ from the coding sequence ATGTTTACCTTTCGCCGTTTGATCATTGCTGCCACCGCATTTACCGTGCTTTCTGGCTGCGCAACGCAGAACCCTTATGACAACCAGGGGCAGGCGCAGAACTCGGGTGGCGTGAGCAAGACCGCCAAGTACGGTGGGCTGGGTGCACTGGCGGGCGCCGTTGCCGGTGCTGCCATTGACCATAACCACCGTGGCAAAGGTGCATTGATCGGCGCCGCCGTAGTGGGTGCTGCTTCGGCCGGTTACGGCTATTACGCTGATAAACAGGAAGCCGCGCTGCGCGCCAGCATGGCCAACACCGGCGTTGAAGTTCAGCGTGAAGGCGACAACATCAAACTGGTGATGCCGGGCAACATCACGTTTGCCACCGACTCTTCAGCCATCGCCAGCAGCTTCTACTCGCCGCTCAATAATCTCGCGGGCTCGCTGAAGCAGTACAACCAGAACATGATCGAAATCGTCGGCTACACCGACAGCACCGGCAGCCGCCAGCACAACATGGACCTGTCACAGCAGCGCGCTCAGAGCGTAGCGACGTATCTGACATCCCAAGGGGTTGATGCGGCTCACTTGTCGGTGCGCGGCGCCGGTCCCGACTCGCCCATCGCCAGCAACGCTGACGTCAATGGACGTGCCCAGAACCGTCGCGTCGAGGTCAACCTCAAGCCGATTCCAGGCCAGCAATACCAGCAACAGCAGTAA
- the pta gene encoding phosphate acetyltransferase gives MQTFFIAPTDFGVGLTSISLGLVRTLERAGLKVGFFKPIAQPHPGDLGPERSTELIARTHGLKPPKPLGLAHVERRLGEGQLDELLEEIIKLYQEASIGRDVLIVEGMVPTRSASYAARVNLHMAKALDAEVILVSAPENEVLTELSGRVELQAQMFGGPKDPKVLGVILNKVRTDESMETFSARLKEHSPLLRSGDFRLLGCIPFQADLNAPRTRDVADLLGAQVINAGDYEQRRMSKIIICARTVLNTLQLLKPGVLVVTPGDRDDIILAVSLATLNGVPLAGLLLTSDTLPDPRIMDLCRGALQAGLPVLSVSTGSYDTATQLNQLNKEIPIDDRERAEIITDFVASHLDANWLHQRCGTPREMRLSPAVFRYQLIQRAQAANKRIVLPEGAEPLTVQAAAICQARGIARCVLLAKPEEVNAVARAHGIELPQGLEILDPDQIRERYVAPMVELRRSKNLNAPMAEQQLEDPVVIGTMMLALDEVDGLVSGVVHSTANTIRPALQLIKTAPGCTLVSSVFFMLFPEQVLVYGDCIMNPHPTATELAEIAVQSADSAVAFGLSPRVAMISYSSGNSASGEEVEKVREATQLARETQRGLLIDGPLQYDAAANENVARQLAPDSPVAGRANVFVFPDLNTGNTTYKAVQRSADCVSLGPMLQGLRKPVNDLPRGALVDDIVYTIALTAIQAATLPQ, from the coding sequence ATGCAGACTTTCTTTATCGCGCCCACAGACTTTGGTGTGGGCTTGACGTCCATCAGCCTGGGGCTGGTTCGCACCCTGGAGCGCGCCGGACTCAAGGTCGGTTTTTTCAAGCCGATTGCCCAGCCTCATCCAGGCGATCTGGGCCCGGAGCGCTCGACCGAGCTGATTGCCCGCACGCACGGACTCAAGCCGCCCAAGCCATTAGGGCTTGCTCACGTCGAGCGCCGACTTGGCGAGGGCCAGCTCGACGAGCTGCTCGAAGAGATCATCAAGCTGTATCAGGAAGCCTCGATCGGTCGGGATGTATTGATCGTCGAAGGCATGGTGCCGACACGCAGCGCGAGCTACGCGGCACGGGTCAACCTGCACATGGCCAAGGCGCTGGATGCGGAAGTCATCCTGGTGTCAGCCCCGGAAAACGAGGTGCTGACCGAGCTCTCCGGACGCGTCGAGCTTCAGGCGCAGATGTTTGGCGGACCGAAGGACCCTAAAGTGCTCGGTGTGATCCTGAACAAGGTGCGCACAGATGAAAGCATGGAAACCTTTTCGGCGCGGCTCAAGGAGCACTCGCCGCTGTTGCGCAGCGGCGACTTCCGCCTACTCGGCTGCATTCCGTTTCAGGCGGACCTGAACGCACCGCGCACCCGCGATGTGGCGGATCTGCTTGGGGCTCAGGTCATCAATGCCGGCGATTATGAACAGCGCCGGATGTCCAAGATCATCATTTGCGCACGTACGGTGCTTAACACGCTGCAGCTGCTCAAGCCCGGCGTGCTCGTGGTAACGCCGGGCGATCGCGACGACATCATTCTGGCCGTGAGTCTGGCGACGCTCAATGGCGTCCCTCTGGCCGGGCTGTTGCTGACCAGCGATACCCTGCCTGACCCAAGAATCATGGATCTGTGCCGGGGCGCGTTGCAGGCAGGTCTGCCGGTGCTCTCGGTGAGCACGGGCTCCTATGACACCGCAACGCAGCTCAACCAGCTGAACAAGGAAATCCCCATCGATGACCGCGAGCGCGCGGAGATCATCACCGATTTCGTGGCCAGCCATCTGGATGCCAACTGGCTGCATCAGCGCTGCGGGACGCCGCGGGAAATGCGCCTGTCGCCGGCGGTGTTCCGCTATCAGTTGATACAGCGCGCCCAAGCGGCTAACAAGCGGATCGTGCTGCCCGAAGGTGCCGAGCCTTTGACCGTACAGGCTGCAGCGATCTGTCAGGCCCGTGGCATTGCGCGATGCGTGCTGCTGGCCAAGCCTGAAGAGGTGAACGCAGTCGCCCGGGCCCACGGTATCGAGCTGCCCCAAGGCCTTGAAATTCTCGATCCGGACCAGATACGCGAGCGTTATGTGGCGCCGATGGTCGAGCTGCGCCGCAGCAAAAACCTCAATGCGCCGATGGCTGAACAGCAACTGGAAGACCCGGTAGTCATCGGCACCATGATGCTGGCCCTCGACGAAGTGGACGGGCTGGTGTCAGGGGTTGTTCATTCCACCGCCAATACCATTCGACCGGCCCTGCAACTGATCAAGACAGCGCCGGGCTGCACGCTGGTGTCGTCGGTCTTCTTCATGCTGTTTCCCGAGCAGGTGCTGGTGTATGGCGACTGCATCATGAACCCGCACCCGACAGCCACCGAACTGGCGGAGATTGCCGTGCAGAGCGCCGACTCCGCTGTCGCGTTCGGTCTGTCGCCGCGGGTGGCGATGATCAGCTACTCCAGCGGTAATTCGGCCAGTGGCGAAGAAGTGGAAAAAGTCCGCGAAGCTACGCAGCTGGCGCGGGAGACCCAGCGCGGTCTGTTGATCGACGGGCCGTTGCAGTACGACGCCGCAGCCAACGAAAACGTGGCCCGGCAACTGGCCCCGGACAGCCCGGTGGCGGGTCGCGCCAACGTGTTCGTGTTTCCCGACCTGAACACCGGCAACACGACCTACAAGGCGGTGCAGCGCAGCGCGGATTGCGTCAGTCTCGGTCCGATGCTGCAAGGCTTGCGCAAGCCAGTCAACGATCTGCCGCGTGGCGCTCTGGTTGACGATATCGTCTATACCATCGCGCTCACGGCGATCCAGGCGGCCACCCTGCCGCAATGA
- a CDS encoding DUF4234 domain-containing protein yields the protein MSEQFNAPPAADLTALPTSGPPFYTVSLIKLTVMMLITCGLYGLYWYYKNWSRYKAYSAKPIWPVPRAIFSLFFVPSMFGKVDALLKEKGQRGVPYWGALAAAMILLALAPSLVVFVHGIAAGLRGGASAGLGLIPLGISVISTFAQFLIMLRVQSFINQLNRDAEGSCKCGSTFGEGIWAMLGLMCWAVVIIIVVMIESIRMYFSSRGL from the coding sequence GTGTCCGAGCAATTCAATGCGCCACCTGCTGCCGACCTGACGGCTTTGCCTACAAGCGGCCCGCCGTTTTATACCGTGTCGCTGATCAAGCTGACGGTGATGATGCTGATCACCTGCGGGCTGTATGGGCTCTACTGGTATTACAAAAACTGGTCGCGTTACAAAGCGTATTCGGCGAAACCGATCTGGCCGGTCCCGCGTGCGATTTTCTCGTTGTTTTTTGTGCCGTCCATGTTTGGCAAAGTGGACGCGTTGCTTAAAGAAAAAGGGCAGCGAGGGGTGCCTTATTGGGGCGCGCTTGCGGCAGCCATGATTCTCCTCGCGCTGGCGCCGTCCCTTGTCGTGTTTGTCCATGGCATCGCAGCAGGCTTGCGAGGTGGCGCTTCGGCAGGCCTAGGACTTATCCCGTTAGGGATATCCGTCATTTCGACGTTCGCACAGTTCCTGATCATGCTCAGAGTGCAGTCGTTCATTAACCAGCTGAACCGCGACGCCGAAGGAAGCTGCAAGTGTGGTTCTACCTTCGGTGAAGGTATATGGGCGATGCTGGGCTTAATGTGCTGGGCAGTTGTGATAATTATCGTTGTGATGATTGAATCTATCAGAATGTATTTCTCCAGCCGTGGCCTTTAG
- a CDS encoding type II toxin-antitoxin system HipA family toxin, whose translation MQLTLQLHLAGHWHDAMRIDVDKPEAGLDSPCSFAYEQAFLVDHLNALARPTSPSVSARVPLGWDLFRTAGLPAFLHDIIPAGAARRFLLARLALPGGENYPADLVLLQRCTPAPVGHMRIKESFEALSQASSIGFDRAEVVARDSRFLEYAYEQGAAVGGATGAGGEAPKLLLVEDSEGRLHPDAALPDSDVRQHWFVKFSRNKGNDTDRTILRSEFCYYQALQRLGERTVPCEGMTLEEARKPSLWMQRFDRSLVGGGVQRLAVESVYSLADITRPGAYMTHVQAVSVLADAWSANGQQKDIPQLVVEYLRRDLVNQILGNSDNHGRNTSILRDQQRLSLAPIYDLAPMVMDDEGVTRTTKWPSPIERAGEVDWREACRALSAWVDPEELFEGLRDDCQRLRALPDLLSEIGLPQKTFNHPRVMLARLDATLKQWGLL comes from the coding sequence ATGCAGCTGACCCTCCAACTCCACCTGGCAGGCCACTGGCATGACGCGATGCGTATCGATGTCGATAAGCCTGAGGCCGGGCTGGACAGCCCGTGCAGCTTTGCCTACGAGCAGGCGTTTCTGGTGGACCACCTGAATGCCCTTGCGCGTCCGACTTCGCCCTCTGTGAGCGCTCGAGTACCACTGGGCTGGGATCTATTCAGAACTGCTGGATTGCCGGCCTTCCTGCACGACATTATTCCTGCGGGCGCGGCCCGCCGTTTTTTGCTGGCGCGTCTTGCGTTGCCGGGCGGTGAAAATTACCCGGCCGATCTGGTGCTGTTACAGCGCTGTACGCCAGCGCCCGTCGGGCATATGCGCATCAAGGAATCTTTCGAAGCCCTGTCTCAGGCCAGCAGCATCGGTTTTGACCGGGCCGAAGTGGTCGCTCGGGACAGCCGCTTTCTGGAATATGCGTACGAACAAGGCGCAGCCGTGGGGGGGGCAACGGGAGCAGGGGGTGAGGCGCCCAAACTGCTGCTGGTGGAGGACTCAGAAGGGCGGCTGCACCCGGATGCAGCGCTCCCGGACAGCGACGTCCGCCAGCACTGGTTCGTGAAGTTTTCGCGAAATAAGGGCAACGATACCGATCGCACCATTCTTAGAAGCGAGTTTTGCTACTACCAGGCGCTGCAGCGCTTGGGTGAGCGGACCGTACCGTGCGAAGGCATGACGCTTGAAGAAGCCCGCAAGCCCAGCCTGTGGATGCAGCGCTTTGATCGCAGCTTGGTCGGGGGCGGCGTGCAAAGGCTGGCGGTGGAGTCGGTTTACTCCCTGGCAGATATCACCCGTCCCGGTGCATACATGACACACGTTCAGGCGGTGAGTGTGCTGGCTGATGCCTGGTCAGCAAACGGTCAGCAAAAGGATATTCCGCAACTGGTGGTGGAGTACCTGCGCCGCGACCTGGTCAATCAGATTCTGGGGAACAGCGACAACCACGGGCGCAATACGTCGATCCTGCGCGATCAGCAGCGCCTTTCCCTGGCGCCCATTTATGATTTGGCGCCCATGGTCATGGACGATGAAGGCGTAACTCGTACCACCAAATGGCCCAGCCCTATCGAACGCGCCGGTGAAGTGGACTGGCGCGAAGCGTGCCGGGCATTGTCCGCCTGGGTCGACCCGGAGGAACTGTTTGAAGGACTCCGGGATGACTGCCAACGTTTACGGGCATTGCCTGATCTGCTGAGTGAAATCGGATTGCCGCAGAAGACATTCAATCACCCACGCGTCATGCTGGCGCGGCTCGATGCAACCCTCAAGCAGTGGGGTTTGCTGTGA
- a CDS encoding helix-turn-helix transcriptional regulator has protein sequence MSDDIRQRGLILDELRAQLLDGTVSMGHAVKRLRTEITGLRQEQFAQMCKISLRTLRQLEQDEGNPTLQTLNAVFTPFGMQVGIIPLRRRPAPTVP, from the coding sequence GTGAGCGACGATATACGCCAACGCGGACTCATCCTTGATGAGCTTCGGGCCCAGCTTCTGGACGGGACTGTCTCGATGGGCCACGCAGTGAAACGGCTTCGAACCGAAATAACCGGGTTGCGTCAGGAGCAGTTCGCTCAAATGTGCAAGATATCCCTCCGCACTCTGCGCCAGCTGGAGCAGGACGAGGGCAATCCCACCTTACAGACACTCAATGCGGTGTTCACGCCCTTCGGCATGCAGGTCGGCATCATCCCTCTGCGACGCAGGCCTGCGCCTACCGTTCCCTGA
- a CDS encoding glutathione peroxidase, with amino-acid sequence MSVFHELKLKALDGQELPLAPLKGKVVLVVNVASKCGLTPQYAALEVLYQKYKDRGFSVLGLPCNQFAGQEPGTQEEIQTFCSLNYGVTFPLGDKVDVNGPHRDRLYQMLAGEGAEFPGDITWNFEKFLVGQDGRVLARFSPRTTPDDPKVIAAIEKALP; translated from the coding sequence ATGAGTGTATTTCACGAGCTGAAGTTGAAAGCTCTGGATGGCCAGGAGCTACCCCTCGCGCCGCTAAAGGGCAAAGTGGTTCTGGTGGTGAATGTCGCCTCCAAATGCGGCCTTACGCCTCAATATGCAGCGCTCGAAGTCCTGTACCAGAAATACAAGGACCGAGGCTTCAGCGTTCTCGGGCTTCCGTGCAACCAGTTCGCTGGTCAGGAGCCTGGCACTCAGGAGGAGATTCAGACGTTTTGCTCCCTGAACTATGGCGTAACGTTCCCTTTGGGTGACAAGGTTGATGTCAACGGTCCTCACCGCGATCGTCTGTATCAAATGCTGGCGGGGGAAGGTGCGGAGTTTCCGGGTGATATCACATGGAATTTCGAGAAATTTCTGGTAGGCCAGGACGGCCGGGTGCTTGCCCGTTTCTCTCCTCGCACGACGCCTGATGATCCCAAGGTCATCGCTGCCATCGAAAAAGCACTGCCCTGA
- a CDS encoding HD-GYP domain-containing protein has protein sequence MLRKIPVSDLTLGMYIHEFCRPRVNDPFWTAHVERELDDDAVLRQIQASTREVWIDTRLGKSPVASQQAEQVVDECPDPVSTAPCSLEVEMARARLICGRAKAAVMTMFSDARMGRAMNTEDVDLLVEEISTSVMRHPHALISLSRLKTTDEYTYMHSVAVCALMVALARQMDLDEDQVREAGVAGLMHDVGKMMIDSAILNKPDRLTYEEYEVMKHHPQAGLEILQGCERVTRLVMDVCLHHHEKVDGSGYPHGLKGDEISLLAKMGAICDVYDAVTSDRPYKKGWDAAHSVREMASWKGHFDVTIFQHFVKTVGIYPVGALVRLKSERLGVVVEQDETSLLHPKVKVFLSTRTRMPFEPEIINLASPAVQDGIVKFELAEDWGLLDVNSMWAGQPAA, from the coding sequence ATGCTAAGAAAAATCCCGGTATCGGACCTCACGCTGGGCATGTACATCCACGAGTTCTGCCGTCCTCGCGTCAATGATCCTTTCTGGACCGCGCACGTCGAGCGCGAACTTGATGACGATGCCGTACTGCGGCAGATACAGGCATCGACCCGTGAGGTCTGGATCGACACCCGACTGGGCAAAAGCCCCGTCGCCAGCCAGCAGGCTGAACAGGTCGTGGATGAATGTCCCGACCCTGTCAGTACTGCTCCGTGCAGCCTGGAAGTGGAGATGGCCCGCGCGCGCCTGATCTGTGGCCGCGCAAAGGCAGCCGTGATGACAATGTTCAGCGACGCCCGTATGGGCCGGGCGATGAACACCGAGGATGTCGATTTGTTGGTCGAGGAGATTTCGACATCCGTCATGCGTCACCCCCACGCGCTCATCAGCCTGTCGCGCCTCAAGACAACCGATGAGTACACCTACATGCACTCAGTGGCGGTGTGCGCACTGATGGTGGCGCTGGCTCGGCAGATGGACCTGGATGAAGACCAGGTACGTGAGGCAGGGGTCGCCGGGCTAATGCATGACGTCGGCAAAATGATGATCGATTCGGCCATTCTCAATAAGCCGGATCGCCTGACCTACGAAGAGTACGAGGTCATGAAACACCACCCTCAGGCCGGCCTGGAGATTCTTCAGGGCTGCGAGCGCGTGACGCGACTGGTAATGGACGTGTGCCTTCATCATCACGAAAAGGTCGACGGAAGCGGTTATCCCCATGGCCTGAAAGGCGACGAGATCAGTTTGCTCGCCAAGATGGGCGCGATCTGTGACGTATATGACGCCGTAACGTCGGACCGGCCCTATAAAAAGGGCTGGGACGCAGCGCACTCCGTACGCGAAATGGCCTCCTGGAAAGGCCACTTTGACGTGACGATTTTTCAGCACTTCGTCAAAACCGTGGGAATTTACCCCGTCGGCGCGCTGGTTCGGCTGAAAAGCGAACGCCTGGGCGTGGTGGTCGAACAGGACGAAACCTCCCTGTTGCACCCAAAAGTGAAGGTGTTTTTATCCACCCGGACCAGGATGCCCTTTGAGCCTGAGATCATCAATCTGGCCAGTCCGGCAGTCCAGGACGGCATCGTCAAATTCGAGCTGGCTGAAGACTGGGGCCTGCTGGACGTCAACAGCATGTGGGCGGGTCAGCCCGCAGCCTGA
- a CDS encoding glycosyltransferase family 4 protein, whose protein sequence is MSKSLHITLITETYAPEINGVANTLSRLCDGLRVRGHRVEVIRPRQNDDGLRAAEADLMLCRGWPIPGYPGLQWGQSSMHKLLRRWQRNRPDVLYIATEGPLGLSALRAARRLGIAIVSGFHTNFQQYTRQYGLSFLTRLMTTYLRWFHNRSSATLVPSFTQKTELERRGFERLELLSRGVDCQLFHPSKRSSALRESWGLETGDTAVLHVGRLAAEKNLGLLKPTFDALVSTYPEKNLKLVIVGDGPVRSMLEGQLPDAIFCGTQRGDALAAHYASCDLFLFPSLTETFGNVVLEALASGLGVVAYDEAAAAQHIHHGHNGAVAMPGDEEGFIDAARWMLEDDETLRRVRLNARQHASRQGWAGIIDAFENYLRVACETPHGVILGV, encoded by the coding sequence ATGAGTAAATCCCTGCACATCACTCTGATCACCGAGACCTATGCGCCCGAGATCAACGGCGTGGCCAACACGCTCAGTCGCCTGTGCGATGGCTTGCGCGTGCGCGGGCATCGGGTCGAGGTGATCCGGCCGCGGCAAAACGACGATGGGCTACGCGCGGCGGAAGCCGATTTGATGCTGTGCCGCGGCTGGCCCATACCCGGGTATCCGGGGCTGCAGTGGGGACAGTCGTCGATGCACAAGTTGCTGCGCCGCTGGCAGCGCAATCGCCCCGACGTGCTGTATATCGCGACGGAAGGGCCGCTGGGGCTTTCGGCGCTGCGGGCGGCACGCCGGCTTGGGATTGCCATCGTCAGCGGCTTCCATACCAATTTCCAGCAATATACGCGGCAGTACGGGCTGAGTTTCCTGACCCGGCTGATGACCACCTATTTGCGATGGTTTCACAACCGCTCCAGCGCAACACTGGTGCCCAGCTTTACCCAGAAGACCGAGCTTGAACGACGGGGCTTTGAACGCCTTGAATTGCTGTCGCGCGGTGTGGACTGCCAATTGTTTCACCCCTCGAAACGTTCGAGCGCCCTGCGCGAAAGCTGGGGACTGGAAACGGGGGATACGGCGGTGCTGCACGTGGGTCGGCTGGCTGCGGAAAAGAATCTCGGCCTGCTGAAGCCCACCTTCGACGCTCTGGTCAGCACTTACCCCGAGAAGAATCTCAAGCTGGTGATCGTCGGCGACGGACCGGTCAGGTCAATGCTGGAGGGCCAGCTCCCCGATGCCATCTTTTGCGGCACACAGCGCGGCGATGCGCTGGCGGCCCACTACGCATCGTGCGACCTTTTTCTGTTTCCCAGTCTGACCGAGACGTTCGGCAACGTGGTGCTGGAGGCCCTGGCGTCCGGCCTGGGCGTGGTGGCCTACGACGAGGCCGCAGCGGCGCAGCACATCCACCACGGCCATAACGGCGCGGTGGCGATGCCGGGCGATGAGGAAGGCTTCATTGATGCGGCCCGATGGATGCTGGAGGATGACGAAACCTTGCGTCGGGTTAGGCTCAACGCCCGCCAGCATGCCAGCCGCCAGGGTTGGGCCGGGATTATCGACGCTTTCGAAAACTACCTGCGAGTGGCGTGCGAGACTCCGCATGGAGTAATTTTGGGCGTTTGA
- a CDS encoding acyltransferase — MDFLPAPLRGVIASLLLALNTILCCTPLFIVAIFKLCLPFPGAQKVTDWMMSHIHEAWISNNNAWMNLLGHTRWHLSGLEKLDYQHSYLVTSNHQSWVDIMVLQYVLNRRIRPLKFFLKQELIWVPVIGLAWWALGFPFMKRYSKAYLAKHPEKKGKDLATTRRTCAKFRNNPVGIFNFVEGTRFTAGKHAQQNSPFRHLLKPKAGGIAFVLDAMGEQLESIVNVTIHYPAGRPGYWDLLCGNVREVVAHFEEVQIPPQFIGKSYDQDDAYRLEFQQWINALWEEKDALLTQMHAQYPGQAR, encoded by the coding sequence ATGGATTTCCTGCCCGCCCCTTTGCGCGGCGTCATTGCCTCCCTGCTGTTGGCGCTCAACACGATTCTTTGCTGTACACCGTTGTTCATCGTGGCCATCTTCAAACTCTGCCTGCCCTTCCCGGGCGCGCAAAAAGTCACGGACTGGATGATGAGCCACATCCACGAGGCGTGGATCAGCAACAACAATGCCTGGATGAACCTGCTCGGTCATACCCGCTGGCACTTGAGCGGACTGGAGAAGCTGGATTATCAGCATTCGTACCTGGTGACGAGCAATCACCAAAGCTGGGTCGACATCATGGTGCTCCAGTACGTGCTGAACCGACGCATTCGCCCGCTCAAATTCTTTCTCAAACAAGAGTTGATCTGGGTACCGGTGATCGGACTCGCCTGGTGGGCGCTGGGCTTTCCGTTCATGAAGCGATACAGCAAGGCGTACCTGGCCAAACACCCCGAAAAGAAGGGCAAGGACCTGGCGACCACGCGACGCACGTGCGCGAAGTTCCGCAACAATCCGGTGGGCATTTTCAACTTCGTTGAGGGCACCCGTTTTACCGCAGGCAAACATGCGCAGCAGAACTCGCCTTTCCGCCACCTGCTCAAGCCCAAGGCGGGCGGCATCGCTTTCGTGCTGGACGCCATGGGCGAACAACTGGAATCCATCGTCAACGTGACCATTCATTACCCGGCCGGTCGGCCAGGGTACTGGGACTTGCTGTGCGGCAACGTTCGAGAAGTGGTTGCCCATTTCGAGGAGGTGCAGATTCCGCCGCAGTTCATTGGCAAAAGCTACGATCAGGACGATGCCTATCGCCTGGAATTCCAGCAGTGGATCAACGCGCTGTGGGAAGAGAAAGATGCCCTGCTCACGCAGATGCACGCGCAGTATCCGGGTCAGGCCCGTTAA
- a CDS encoding FKBP-type peptidyl-prolyl cis-trans isomerase: MPIAANKAVSIDYTLTNDAGEVIDSSAGGAPLVYLQGAGNIIPGLEKALDGKDVGDELKVSIEPEDAYGEYSAELVSTLNRSMFEGVDELEVGMQFHASAPDGQMQIVTIRDLDGDDVTVDGNHPLAGQRLNFDVKIVAIRDASEEELAHGHVHGEGGHHH, encoded by the coding sequence ATGCCGATCGCCGCCAACAAGGCTGTCTCCATTGACTATACCCTGACCAATGACGCTGGTGAGGTCATCGACAGTTCTGCCGGCGGCGCGCCGCTGGTTTACCTGCAAGGCGCAGGCAACATCATCCCGGGTCTGGAAAAGGCGCTGGATGGCAAGGATGTCGGCGACGAACTGAAAGTGTCCATCGAGCCGGAAGACGCCTACGGCGAGTACTCCGCCGAACTGGTCAGCACGCTTAACCGCAGCATGTTCGAAGGTGTCGACGAGCTGGAAGTCGGCATGCAGTTTCACGCTTCCGCGCCCGACGGCCAGATGCAGATCGTGACTATCCGCGATCTGGACGGCGACGATGTGACAGTCGATGGCAACCACCCATTGGCCGGCCAACGCCTGAACTTCGATGTCAAAATCGTTGCCATCCGTGATGCAAGCGAAGAAGAACTGGCCCACGGTCACGTGCATGGCGAAGGTGGTCACCACCACTGA
- a CDS encoding NADH:flavin oxidoreductase, producing MPVQALFKPFHLGSLELPTRVVMAPMTRSFSPGGVPNSKVIDYYRRRAAAGVGLIITEGTTVGHKASNGYPNVPRFFGADALDGWRKVVEAVHEEGGKIVPQLWHVGAVRRLGTEPDGAVPAYGPTEKLKDGKVVVHGMNKEDITEVISAFAQAAKDARAIGMDGVEIHGAHGYLVDQFFWEGSNQRTDEYGGDLAHRSRFAIELIQAVREAVGPDYPIIFRYSQWKQQDYSARLVQTVEELDAFLKPLSEAGVDIFHCSTRRFWEPEFEGSELNLAGWTRKLTGKPTITVGSVGLDGEFLQFMVNTDKVAQPASLENLLKRLGDEEFDLVAVGRALLVDPDWALKVREGREHDILPFSREALTRLD from the coding sequence ATGCCCGTTCAAGCCCTCTTCAAACCCTTCCATCTGGGCAGCCTTGAGCTGCCGACGCGCGTCGTGATGGCGCCGATGACTCGCTCGTTTTCACCGGGCGGGGTGCCCAATTCAAAGGTGATCGATTACTACCGCCGTCGCGCGGCTGCGGGTGTGGGTTTGATCATCACCGAGGGCACGACGGTAGGGCACAAGGCGTCGAATGGCTACCCCAACGTGCCAAGGTTCTTTGGCGCGGATGCACTCGATGGCTGGCGCAAAGTGGTCGAGGCCGTCCATGAGGAGGGAGGCAAGATAGTGCCTCAGCTCTGGCACGTGGGCGCTGTACGTCGCCTTGGCACCGAGCCCGACGGAGCGGTGCCCGCCTATGGTCCGACCGAGAAGCTCAAGGATGGAAAGGTCGTTGTTCACGGCATGAACAAAGAAGACATCACCGAGGTCATCTCGGCGTTCGCCCAAGCGGCAAAGGATGCCAGGGCCATCGGCATGGACGGGGTGGAAATTCACGGCGCCCATGGCTATCTGGTCGATCAGTTCTTTTGGGAGGGCTCTAATCAGCGCACCGACGAGTATGGGGGTGATCTTGCCCATCGCTCGCGCTTCGCCATTGAGCTGATCCAGGCCGTGCGCGAAGCCGTCGGGCCGGATTACCCGATCATCTTTCGCTATTCGCAATGGAAGCAGCAGGACTACAGCGCACGTCTGGTGCAAACCGTGGAGGAGCTCGACGCGTTCCTCAAGCCGCTGTCTGAGGCGGGCGTCGATATATTCCACTGTTCTACACGGCGTTTCTGGGAGCCCGAATTTGAAGGCTCGGAGCTTAATCTCGCTGGCTGGACGCGCAAGCTCACGGGCAAACCGACCATCACCGTGGGCAGCGTAGGCCTGGATGGAGAGTTTCTGCAGTTCATGGTCAACACCGACAAGGTCGCACAGCCAGCGAGCTTGGAAAATCTGCTCAAGCGTCTGGGCGACGAGGAATTTGATTTGGTAGCGGTGGGCCGGGCGCTGCTGGTCGACCCGGACTGGGCTTTAAAGGTAAGAGAAGGGCGCGAGCACGACATCCTGCCGTTCAGTCGTGAGGCGTTGACTCGACTGGACTGA